The genomic stretch TGTCCCCGAGACAGGTGCGATGGTAAGAAATTGGATATTCTTCCTTACAATGAGGATTAATTCTTTTGATGGACATATCAAATTTTAAAGTATTCATATAAGTCTCTttattattatatctaaaattttagataaattattcatgttaataaatttagataatcatttttcacTATATATTACatcaaatactttaaaaatttctatcattcttaattttttattattttcttttctttctcctatttattattattatatttatataatgagtggaaggagagtgATTGAGTGGAAGGAAAGTGATTAAAaagaatattattttatttttaggatagaggtttcatttcctaaatttagagaattattattcatcaaatctaaatttagagaatggatAGGATAATTGATGTAGAGGATTTTTAGTTaacctatctaaaatttaagataaaatctttGAATAGAATAACTACTGTGGATGTTCTAACCGTGCTTAAATTATTCGTGATATTCGATTGATATGTCAGGAGTATTATGCactttttgaatttatcaaatagAGAAGGAGTGAGATAAAATCCTCCATATTTGAAATTAGTCAGTTCTAATAGCAGGATATCTGATTGAAAACAAATCAAATCTAATTTGAGATTACACTCGAGTGAAAGGATTTAGCCGAAAAAAAGTTCACGTAAGAGCTCCTTTGCCTTCATCTAATTTCCAAAGTCTAAAttcatataattttaaaaatcctttaatatttttttttcttctaaaatgCTCTATTTTGATATTTAAAGTTTGAGCCTGATCCTGATCACGCTATgggatcggacggtccagatgcGGCCGCCACCAAGCCACTCCATGACAACCAAAACCCTAGAATCTCCTCTATATAAACCTGCGCGATGCCGATTGCCGGAAGCACCTCCATCGGCGAAGTCGACGTTCACTGTTCTTCTCTTCCGTGGTCTAGATCTGCGAATCTCCTTCCTTTCGGAGGTATTTTTCATCGGGTTCTTCAATTCTCCGTAAGATATGTTTTGTATATTGTTGAGGAGGACGATGACGACTCAATATCAAGGTCTCGTTCGTCGTAATGGCGGTGCTTGTCTCCGACTTGACGACCATCCTGATATATCACCACCCATATTCTGAGTCCGCCGTCTCTGTGATCTTCTTCCAATTGTTCGCAATGTTAGTTTTTTTGTTATTTCGGTTTCAACTCTTTTTGGCCGATGATTAATCGATTTTAATGACAAGCATATGTCTGAAGCTTTTCTCCTGTTGAGGACATCTAATCTTCTCTATGAGGCCAATGTTTTTATACTTCttttggtttaaaattttgatttgagaTTGTGGAGTCCCTGATGAAGATTGTGGATATTAATCTGTTTGCTGAGATTTTGTGATTACGCAAACACTACTGCCTTCCTTCTGAGACTTCTAATCCTTTTAATTATACTGATTTTCTTTCGGATTTACAGAGGTCTGATGATCGCATAGTTTAAATGATCTAAACCATTTTGGGGGTGATGATTATTGAAACGTCTTTTGCTCCTATCTGATCTCCATGTCTTTCCAACTATACTCGAACTACTTCGATTTTGAGTTggaatgaattttattttgatctgCCTTGGACAAAGGCCAATCTTAAGCTCAAGAGCAACGGCGAGGATATAACTGCAACTGATCAGGTCCGATCGAGGGAGGCTCCGCGGTGCTAGTGATTGCTCGCCGGCGATGACGGACTGTAAGGAGACGGATTCAACTTGGAGATTTAGTTCTTTGCAAAATTATTTGCAAACTGGATGCAACTTCCAATGTAGATTTAACTCACCTTGTCAACTCTATGCTGTGACTGAAATTAGATACAAATCACAATGTCAATACACTAGTTCATATACATTTGTGGTAAAAACAAGAAGAGCTATGCAAGGAAAAATCTTAATGAAATGCCCAAGTTCATCATTTCATTTTTTGAGGCCCATCATTTTAtgtatctatatatatttttaagtatttcaTTGAGATTCtttcttaacatatcattttaacatatcattttttaaaaaagaatgtCCCATTTCACTTTCAATTTTTAAAGCAGgtacaacataaaaaaaaacataatattaatcagtgattaatattgattaaaaataaaatgccAATATAATAATaagtcataattattataatataatattattaatattgattaaaagtaaattataacaaatataattcataattattaagagtatttttttaaaaataaaatatatttttgatgATTCTAATAAAAAAgagttgttttttaatttttaacccCCAAAATACTTCTCATTCTGCAAGACAAAATAAAAGCCTAACATGAACAGGATTTGTACAGCATGCATCTTCTtaccaacttaaaaaaaaaacataaagcaTAAACAATTTCATTGGCTAGTTCTCTTTATATCTAAGCGACAATTtgaatatttttcataaaatttaagAGGAATTGATTGGGAGGGAAATTCATCTTTCTTAAAGCCTCAGTAAAATCTTATTGAGTGTGAATCTGAACATCCGGAAATCCATTCAGACATCCCATTTCACTTTTTACCAATCAAAGATGCCTGGAAGGATTTCCGGATGTTCAAATTCACACTCCACCATCTACGAGTGTGTAGGCTAAAATTTTTCTTGATTAAGATTAGACCAGTTAATTTGATTTGGATCGGGTTGACCCGTCCCATCATCAAATAGCTTAAGCAGAATCAATCTAAATGAGCCAGTTAGCTCGAGTTGGTCTGTGAATTGGAAAGAAATGTTTATAAAACTAAATGAAAAACTCGATAAACTGACCCATTTAATCTAcatctcaaatttaaaaattattattttttctatatttttaattttttattattttcttggtTGGGGCACATCAGAAGCTGGATTTTTGCTCTAATTAAGAAACCAAAACAAAATCATACTTTTTATACGTTGAATGCAATTGGAAGACCCTTGTGATTTCAACAAGAATTAAATTGAAACTGACATCTACAACCATCTTCAACACTCGATACTATGCAGTTGTATCCTTCTTAGTAGTCATCTTCCTCATCGAAAACCAGCTTGAGGTTCCTCTTATGCCCAGCCTTTTGGGATGCAGGAAAAGTGTGCATTTCCTCTTCAGAGTCGTCATAGTTCGGCTCGATTTCTCTCTCCCAAACCTCATCGCTCAGGTTAttcttcatcaccacatcatcatcatcatcatcaagagCAGATGGAATGGTGCCAGTGTCCATTTCATCCTCAAGGTTTTGGTCTATGCTAACTGGATCTTCTAGAGCTTCCTCCAACTGCCTTGGAACTCTGTTTCTGAAAATAATAAGCATTGATTAACTGCAATTATCTTAAACAAATTGTTCTAATTAGTTAAACATATTCATGTAGCTGGCTTGAGTCTTAGCATCAACATTCATTTATTGAAGTAATAAATTCAGATCAATTACTAAGCATTCCTCTTTTGGAAACGATAAACATGTATCAATGATTGGCTAAACGATGCCGATGTTAAGAAAAAGACACCAAAGGTACTTACTTCAGTAAAGAAGCCAGAGTCTCCTCATCAGAATCCTGACCATCTGGTGTTACCTTGTGAAGCAGAGAGCCACTTTCATGTGTAGTCTCCTCATTTGTAGACAACTTGCTCTTCTTGGTTAGGCTCCTGAAAGGACAGAATATCAATTGTCGTAATGGACCTACAGATGTTTTAAGATATTGAGTGTATCCAATATGTAATCTAACAAACACTGAATACTAGCCTAGTAGGACCTTGATAACCTATTGCAACTGTATAATTTATCGAGTAAGATCATACTTGAATGCTATCATCAACTGAGGTTTTGAGGAAGTGACAAAGCCAGAAAATTACATGAAGATATAGACTTTGCTTAATAGTATGGACGCAATGATGTTCATATTGATAGTCACACACAAGGCCACAGATAATAATAGATTCGGTCCAGTGTCAACCCTTCTACATGAAGGGACAAAAACATCCAGTATTTCTAAAAAATACAGAAATGAAAGCACCAAATGGGACAAAAAGTACCTTTGTTTTATAGAAAGCAAGGTTTCTTTTTCTTCATCAGAACCATTGTCTTCATCTCTTGCTTGGTTTATAGTTTCTGATGAGCCTATCTTTTTAGGAGCAACAAGGCCAAGCTGCTTGAGTTTACGTGTAATTTGAATAGCTGAATAGGTCTTATCAGCATCTAAAGCCTCAGCTATCATATGACTGCATTTCTTATGATGCTTAAACCTGCATACAACAAGCAAACATCATGGAAGAATACAATTGAAGATTTCAAGGTAAATTATTAGATTATCATGTTTACTAACTCAAACAGAGACTAGTTCAGAAGTAGAGAACGTTAGATTTAAAAACTAGTAAATACTACGGAGAATTGGATGAAGTGACCGTGGTATCAACCTCTCAAAGAGGATTTTGATCTTGAGCTCCTGGTCTTTGCTAAATGTTTGTACTCTTTTTCTTTTGCGTCTGGAATACAAGAAAAATGAATTCAGTGAATGCATTATTAAGTTAAAAAACTCTGTTGTGATAAGCTTAAAAAATCAGCAGAACATGCAATTTATTGAAGTTACTAGATTCAAAAACAAGTATAACATATGAAAATCATCATCATAGTTAAAATACCAGAATTGGCTATACTTATAAGATTAATGGCGTACTGATATCAACTCAGTGACAGACAGTGTATCAGGTGTCCAACATGGGTACAAGGGTATATGAGGATGAGTACCAAGGTTCTCTGAGGTACAATGAAAAATCCATGCAACTATGCAGCTATTATTCACAACAGGTTAAGGCAGGTTTAAAGCATGGACAACTCTAACAATTAGCTGAGAATTGTATTTCTTTGGCATCCAACCATAGTTCCACAAATATGCCTCATCACAAGGATTATTGATAATCAAAAAGCATATTGCAATGGAAAGACAATGCCACACAATGTAAAATGAACACTCGACTACAAAGCATAAATAACTTACAAAGCTGCTCCCTGATAAGATTTTTTCTCCTTAGCTTCTTCAGTAGGATCCTCTCCAGCTGTAATAAATGCATTAACACCTGAcaactttttctttttcaatgtgTGTAGACCAAGCTGTTTAAGTTTACGGTTGACTTGAACAGGGGTTATATTCCCTTCAGGGTTTAGAGCTTCTGCTATGAGATGACTGCATCTTTTATCTCCCTTGTACCTGAATAtcaaaatatatcaaatcaagCCTGATATTTTAGAACAGAAAAAACACAACATACAACTTACTTGTCATATAAATTTCTAATAGTGTTCTCTTGTTCTTGGTCAATAAAACCTTTGTACGGTTTGGGGACCTTTATGTTCTTCGATCTAGATATTGAGAATTtacaataataaattaaaatattaaatggtAAACTGTTTGGAGCAAAAATTAGGTGATTTTTCAGTGGTTACTGACCTTCTATCCATTTCTAAATTATCATTTGAGATAGATCTCATGCTTGCCTCACCCACATTTTTCTTAGTTTGGTCAAAACTATTTTCATACAATTCATCAGATGAATCATCATCCCTGCATAGTGAGTCTCATAAAATGTCAACAAGAGAGATTCATTATGAATGATATATTATAGAAAAGTACTCTTTTGCtcaataaaattaatatacatgggccaaaataaataatttcaTATAAATACCTCAGATTATTGAAGTCAGATGGCAAGATGAATTCATCATCACCAAGAGAGTCTGCTATGCTTTTGGGCCTTGTGCCAGTTCTCAAAAAAGTACCATCATGAGGTTTGTTTGCATCTTTCTGGAGATCTGAAACACTAGCTAAAAGAGCATCTGCAGTAATACAATGGCATTCTCTACGTGTCTTCCAGAAGAGTATTTCAACAAAAAGCAATGGTCGCTCTTTCATTAACTTAAGCATTTTTCttataaattttgtaataaaaTTTACAATATTGCTGTGTTTCTTGGATTTTGATGATTCTTGGTCAGCTAATATATCATAGAACACCCTCAAGATTGATAACTGTGGAATAAAACAGATTACTCACATCAAACAACCAAGTCAATAACGTAAGGGTAATACATGGGTTAACTCAGAAAATACCTGGTAGAGCATCGGGGAAATGTCTAAATCATCACATATTCGCCGTAGCATGCATATGATGTAGTGATTTGTACCAGCAGAGTTGCTTTTATAGTACTTCAGCAACCAACATAAATTGCTAACAACACAGTTGTTCACAAAAGTAGCAACTAATTTGGTTATATTAAAGTCAACTTCATTGGTGTCAGGCAACTGATCATCACTAGAAGAATCTACTGGCTCATGGGCAAGCTCAATGACATCGGCATTTTCAATCTCACCAACTAAAGGAACCATGCCATCTCCAATGCTTCTCTTGTTTATGGCAACATCTGCAGCTTGATCAGAGGGTGGCATAACTTCTTGGTCAATGTCTTGATCAATATCACTGaacttggttgattgcttgtttattAAGGAATTAGGTTCTACAAGTGTTTCAGAACTATGTCCTCCAGTTTCATCAGCTTGATCAACATCAGTTTTCACATTCATGTGCTCACTAATGCTAGCAGGCTCATTATTTCCGCCTTTTGGTTTCTCCTTCCTTCTGCCTTTCCTTGATTTTCTAGCAACCTAAAGTTTAGATAGGAACAAAAAGAATATAGAAAGTCATTTACCGGTGCAAGGTTATGAATCTTAGGTTACTTATAGAGGAAATGTGAATTATATTTTAGAGTTAGAAAAGTTGAATCTATTAGAAGGCGTAAAGGGTAGAGTAAGATCTAAGAAAATATCCATCAatctaataataaataaataaatttgaatactaATTGCTGGTCTTGTCTTGCATAAAACtcaataaaaagaaaagattCATGCAGTCACACTAAATAGTTGGGACATAGATGACTATGTGGCAATCCTACTCATCTTGTGATCTTAAACTATATATGCAATTTTAAATTCAGGGTTTAGATTATAAGTGGAACATGCAAGACCATATTGTGCACCAAGAATAGTTGAAATGACTACAAGCAAAATCAGAATCTCTGGAGCTTTAGCTATTGTTAGACCATACCCTCAGTGCACCACGGTCTTGCAGTTTTTCCATAAGTCGGAACATTACATGTATCACTTCCAACAGATCTGCAAGATCACTGAAAGAGAAACAGTGTGTATCAATAATAGTAATATAGCATGATAAATCAATAAAGCTTAGGAAAAAATATAAGCAATAAACAAAGTTTTAGTACACAGAAAGTCatttaaacaaaatataaaacattTGTGCTAATGGGACTTTAGTTAGATATCATTCCTAGATACAAGTTCTTTTACTATTCAGACTTAATTGGGTCTCTTTGATTCCCAGAGGATTTGTATTTGGAAATTATTAGGTTTAGATTTTGTTTTATTCGCACTTGAATGTGTAATGAAAGAGATATGAGGGATAAAATAGACCATGCAAAAGAATCATTGGATGATTATGCGACCAAATATACAAGCTCCTCAAGAACAATGAAAATTCATCTAAGTATAGCTCCACCAACCCAGATACTTAAAGGAGTTCTCATATCAATCACTTCCATTCCTCTCAACAATCCATCTGTTGTACTCAAAGCTAGATCTCTAACTTGATTATTTCTTAATAATGATTTACTTGAAGTCACCTTAATTTGTTTGACCCTTAACCATTATTGGTATCAAATTAAACATTGATTCAGATGAACTAAATCTTCTAATTTGGTAATTGGACCCAAGAAACAACTTGTGTTTTACATTTGaatctataataaaattaatatgttTGTCTTCATTCAAAAAATGTGTGGAATTCTTATATTCTTTTCGCTGTAAAATATTTTCACTCTCAAAAACTCACTTTCATAAAAAGTAGTGTTGCAACAATAATGACAACTAGTAGAATGGAGAGACAAAATTAGAATTCATAGTTATGCAGCAGTGCTAACAGTACAAAATGGTTACAATTCTTAGGGATAAATAGACTAAGGTGTGCCTTATGCACCAACCAAAACTAGACTCAGTTCCTAAATAACTGGAAACGAGTACCATGTTTGAAGAATTAATCATGCAAATGAATATGGATAATAAAGTAGCAAATGCTTCAGGAGAAACTAAACATAAAATTACTGACAGTTAATTATTGTAGATAACACTTTGCATTCCAAAATATAACAATTCTAGTAAAGCATTTAATTTTCAAtaattaatctaagttctcaaatACATCTTGAATACAATGCTTAAAAAGAGGCATATAAGGAACCAAAATTGCCAGAATCATATAGCACTATTATTTCTATGACATGAACCTTTTGGGTTGCTTATGTGAGTTGAAGGATTTGAACATGTTCAACAGAAAATGAGTCAGCCCTTCATCCGTCTGATCATAAAACACCTTATATAACAGAACACGAGTGACTTGTGTTTCTTTTGAACCTTCAAACGATACTTTTAGCACCAAATCTAGCATGCGAATCTGCATATCAAGAAAACAATTTAAACAGAAAATTGCAAAATAAAAACGTGAATTAAAACAAACTGAAATTTTGGTTCCATCTGGTTTCTTAAGGCCTATACATTTGGTAAAATATGTTAAGCTTTAGGAAAACTAAaactaattataatttttaagttgatttaacaaataaatgattGAACTAACTGTAAGACATTCTTTGATATTTGTGCTATTGTCTGTTCACTAAAAAAagatagatccgctaccttaacgacccccctagtgccggccccataGATATGGAAGGAGGTAAATATAGATATACAGGCGTTAAGTGCATGATGAGATAAACCCATCgtcaatttatttcctattcactAAAGGAATTATGAAATGTatttgaaaactctaggggtgaaTTGATATTTTGTAAAATATGGGAGGTGAAGTAATATT from Zingiber officinale cultivar Zhangliang chromosome 5B, Zo_v1.1, whole genome shotgun sequence encodes the following:
- the LOC121985088 gene encoding protein timeless homolog gives rise to the protein MDTEGLSIICAGIGCPEENENGALVGYTKGEYCLDSLKDLQRFLRRDNPQRRDVFKQICKWNIVSRDLVPLIEHYQSDRNLLISAVKILVFMTMPVDHSSDNVAQQIEYLWDLKASLTRSISIAVIVSLLEDPLDHLEHNTFAEDDWKLVQLVLTLFRNILAIHDITQQQKSAGLATQCFCLADRLLELMFEENVMDLIIVLTQHVDDSSGYFQQDNLLLLEIFNCIFLGQDPELIARVSKQADKVNEDISTTIDSLRYIMEEEKEKRRTIHLRNVERHSQFSGTFTLLGVDGSKTVLKRHPTSVSGNGVIKIHNVQRGPLKRIAWDHDNLHPGKKNILELLNEFLSQFLSGGYNVLMQSIYADITKESLSIQKAEIMMFFRVTKFVLAFQHQKILISKESNMEEPHSDLSCDNLCGDKATFHGEVCEPVAATMNEAMLNFVISKWLETFDGLKQTNDYKSLSTIGSLFKSMIRMLDLVLKVSFEGSKETQVTRVLLYKVFYDQTDEGLTHFLLNMFKSFNSHKQPKSDLADLLEVIHVMFRLMEKLQDRGALRVARKSRKGRRKEKPKGGNNEPASISEHMNVKTDVDQADETGGHSSETLVEPNSLINKQSTKFSDIDQDIDQEVMPPSDQAADVAINKRSIGDGMVPLVGEIENADVIELAHEPVDSSSDDQLPDTNEVDFNITKLVATFVNNCVVSNLCWLLKYYKSNSAGTNHYIICMLRRICDDLDISPMLYQLSILRVFYDILADQESSKSKKHSNIVNFITKFIRKMLKLMKERPLLFVEILFWKTRRECHCITADALLASVSDLQKDANKPHDGTFLRTGTRPKSIADSLGDDEFILPSDFNNLRDDDSSDELYENSFDQTKKNVGEASMRSISNDNLEMDRRSKNIKVPKPYKGFIDQEQENTIRNLYDKYKGDKRCSHLIAEALNPEGNITPVQVNRKLKQLGLHTLKKKKLSGVNAFITAGEDPTEEAKEKKSYQGAALRKRKRVQTFSKDQELKIKILFERFKHHKKCSHMIAEALDADKTYSAIQITRKLKQLGLVAPKKIGSSETINQARDEDNGSDEEKETLLSIKQRSLTKKSKLSTNEETTHESGSLLHKVTPDGQDSDEETLASLLKNRVPRQLEEALEDPVSIDQNLEDEMDTGTIPSALDDDDDDVVMKNNLSDEVWEREIEPNYDDSEEEMHTFPASQKAGHKRNLKLVFDEEDDY